From the Carya illinoinensis cultivar Pawnee chromosome 4, C.illinoinensisPawnee_v1, whole genome shotgun sequence genome, one window contains:
- the LOC122306315 gene encoding zinc finger BED domain-containing protein RICESLEEPER 2-like, whose amino-acid sequence MLEAAEKFEKVFRWMKSEDHNFLSYFKDGNIGPPRAEVWETVSVFVKFLKMFYDATCRFYGSLYVMTNINFLEICMLQKELVRLNESDNYCLMNMAVSMRIKYDKYWGSLDMINWMLSIIVVLDPRSKLGLLTFYLKKIHDECRTEELVSNVRQLLSDLYAEYNDAFGSSSVNLTEHVPPLPSTSTKVGEDNHES is encoded by the coding sequence ATGTTGGAGGCGGctgaaaaatttgagaaagttttcAGGTGGATGAAGAGTGAGGACCACAATTTTCTCTCTTACTTTAAGGATGGAAACATTGGGCCTCCTAGAGCTGAGGTGTGGGAGACAGTGTCggtatttgtaaaatttttgaagatgtTTTATGATGCCACTTGTAGATTTTATGGGTCTTTGTATGTCATgacaaatatcaattttttggagatttgtaTGCTTCAAAAAGAGTTGGTTAGGCTGAATGAAAGTGATAATTATTGTTTGATGAATATGGCCGTGAGCATGagaattaaatatgataagtattggggttCATTGGATATGATAAACTGGATGTTGTCGATTATagttgtgcttgatccacgtAGTAAGTTAGGGCTTCTTACTTTCTActtgaaaaaaattcatgatgaGTGTCGGACTGAAGAGTTGGTGTCGAATGTGAGACAGTTATTATCAGATTTGTATGCGGAGTATAATGATGCGTTCGGTTCTAGCTCAGTTAACTTGACTGAACATGTTCCCCCTCTGCCATCTACATCTACAAAAGTTGGTGAAGACAATCATgagtcataa
- the LOC122306316 gene encoding zinc finger BED domain-containing protein RICESLEEPER 1-like encodes MASNMKRKFEKYWENMDNQNMLLYVGIVLDPRYKMRYLDFGLRKMYAYDQSKIIDMSWKVKNAFIRMYEAYIQNEEGSSPQRTSSPREDASPSTTQSTNRHAALMAQFKQELQSEDSLESRSEVDRYLAEKCEDEGDNFDLLNWWKVNSVRYRVLSKVARDVLAIPVSTVTSESTFSTAGRVLDPFRSSLNPMMVEALICAQNWLRSSSTPISLRTLMDEVEEFEKQIDMGELVGELAYSAEGSNEMATES; translated from the exons ATGGCCTCAAATATGaagagaaagtttgaaaagtattgggagaaTATGGATAATCAGAATATGCTATTGTACGTTGGGattgttcttgatcctcgttacaagatgcgatatcttgactttgggttgagaaaaatgtatgcatatgatcaatcaaaaatcattgatatgagttggaaggtgaaaaatgcatttatccgcatgtatgaggcatatatccaaaatgaagaagggAGTTCTCCTCAACGCACAAGTTCCCCACGTGAAGATGCAAGTCCTTCCACAACTCAGTCTACGAATAGACATGCTGCATTGATGGCCCAATTTAAGCAAGAGTTACAGTCAGAAGACTCTTTGGAAAGCAGgtcagaggttgatagatatctagCTGAAAAATGTGAGGATGAAGGTGATAATTTTGACCTActaaattggtggaaggtgaattcagttagatatcgcgtactttcaaaggttgcacgcgatgtacttgcaataccggTATCTACTGTGACCTCTGAATCTACATTCAGCACTGCGGGTCGTGTACTTGACCCTTTCCGAAGTAGTTTAAATCCGATGATGGTTGAGGctctcatatgtgcacaaaattggctccgttcttcctctactccaataagccttaggactttaatggatgaagtggaggaatttgagaagcagatagatatgg GAGAACTTGTTGGGGAATTGGCTTATTCTGCAGAAGGATCAAATGAAATGGCTACCGAGTCTTAA